In Trichoderma breve strain T069 chromosome 4, whole genome shotgun sequence, the following proteins share a genomic window:
- a CDS encoding d-isomer specific 2-hydroxyacid dehydrogenase, NAD binding domain-containing protein: MTPIATSNGAARGVADGRPRILIPEKVSPDGMAMLEPHFDVDVRLGMTPEELTSQIPGYHGLIVRSETKVTEEVLLAGKKLRVVARAGVGVDNINVPAATSRGIIVVNSPSGNILAAAEHTIALLLATARHIGRADGSLKQGGWERSKLVGIEVGRKVLGIVGLGKVGMNVARMAKGLGMQVIAVDPYANPDMARQAGVDLASNLKEILPVVDFLTIHTPLLATTLDLVGEEEFKLMKKTARVLNVARGGVYNEAALVKALDEGWIAGAGIDVFTSEPPKPDSAAGQITKHPKVVATPHLGASTVEAQENVSIDVCTQVLEILRGGLPTSAVNAPIILPEEYRKLQPFVQLIEKMGRLYTQHFVRTKGGMVGGRNFELIYHGDLAGMSNTKPLYAALVKGLVASFSDSHVNIVNATLIAKERGIKISETHSHQPGEQTYANLVTLRAHAEDGSGEQIIEGYASGKRLYISKLDRFNATFTPEGTMIFLHNYDEPGKIGGVGMVLGSHGINIRFMQVASLDEDSKQVEADAVRKGNEALMILGIDRPVDEEVMEGLRRSEGVLDVVLVQL; encoded by the coding sequence ATGACCCCAATTGCAACAAGCAATGGCGCCGCTAGAGGTGTTGCCGATGGCCGGCCTCGTATCCTCATACCAGAAAAGGTTTCACCAGACGGCATGGCAATGCTGGAGCCGCACTTTGATGTGGATGTCAGGCTGGGCATGACCCCGGAGGAACTCACTTCTCAGATTCCGGGGTACCATGGTTTAATCGTCCGGTCCGAGACCAAAGTAACGGAAGAAGTTCTTCTTGCTGGCAAGAAGCTCCGCGTGGTGGCAAGGGCAGGTGTCGGTGTTGATAACATCAACGTGCCAGCGGCAACCTCGCgcggcatcatcgtcgtcaactCGCCTTCGGGGAACATCCTCGCCGCTGCAGAGCATACTATagccttgctgcttgctACTGCTAGGCATATTGGCAGGGCAGATGGAAGCTTAAAGCAGGGCGGTTGGGAACGGAGCAAGCTCGTCGGTATCGAGGTGGGACGGAAGGTCCTTGGCATTGTTGGGTTGGGCAAAGTCGGGATGAATGTGGCACGAATGGCAAAGGGCCTTGGCATGCAAGTCATTGCGGTCGATCCCTATGCAAACCCAGACATGGCACGTCAGGCGGGTGTTGACTTGGCGTCCAACCTGAAGGAGATCCTACCCGTTGTGGACTTTCTCACCATCCATACACCACTGTTGGCAACGACGCTCGATCttgttggcgaagaagagttcaagttgatgaagaagactgCAAGAGTGCTCAACGTCGCAAGGGGAGGTGTATACAATGAAGCAGCATTGGTCAAGGCCCTCGACGAAGGGTGGATTGCTGGCGCAGGAATCGACGTCTTTACTTCGGAACCTCCAAAGCCAGACTCGGCGGCTGGACAGATAACCAAGCATCCCAAAGTTGTGGCCACGCCTCACCTGGGAGCCTCTACGGTCGAAGCACAGGAAAACGTATCAATAGACGTGTGCACACAAGTGCTCGAGATCTTACGAGGCGGCCTTCCCACCAGCGCCGTCAACGCACCAATCATTCTGCCCGAGGAGTATCGCAAGCTCCAGCCGTTTGTGCAACTGATTGAGAAGATGGGGCGTCTCTACACGCAACATTTCGTCCGGACCAAAGGAGGGATGGTCGGCGGCCGCAACTTTGAGCTGATCTATCACGGTGACTTGGCGGGAATGTCCAACACGAAGCCGCTGTACGCGGCGCTGGTCAAGGGCTTGGTCGCATCGTTCAGCGATTCCCACGTCAACATTGTCAACGCCACGCTGATTGCCAAGGAAAGGGGCATCAAAATTAGCGAGACGCACTCGCACCAGCCGGGCGAGCAGACGTATGCGAACTTGGTGACACTGAGAGCACACGCGGAGGACGGCAGCGGAGAGCAAATCATTGAGGGATACGCCTCGGGCAAACGGTTGTACATCTCCAAGCTGGACCGGTTTAATGCAACGTTTACTCCTGAGGGGACGATGATTTTCTTGCACAATTATGATGAACCGGGCAAGATTGGAGGTGTTGGCATGGTGCTGGGCTCTCACGGGATCAATATTAGGTTCATGCAGGTCGCCAGCTTAGACGAAGACTCGAAGCAAGTGGAAGCAGATGCGGTGAGAAAGGGAAATGAGGCTTTGATGATTCTGGGAATAGACAGGCCggtagatgaagaagtgATGGAGGGATTGCGTAGGTCAGAGGGAGTGCTGGACGTGGTGTTGGTGCAGCTGTGA